A region from the Chionomys nivalis chromosome 22, mChiNiv1.1, whole genome shotgun sequence genome encodes:
- the LOC130864835 gene encoding 60S ribosomal protein L7a-like codes for MPKGKKAKGKKVAPAPAVVKKQEAKKVVNPLFEKRPKNFGIGQDIQPKRDLTRFVKWPRYIRLQRQRAILYKRLKVPPAINQFTQALDRQTATQLLKLAHKYRPETKQEKKQRLLARAEKKAAGKGDVPTKRPPVLRAGVNTVTTLVVENKKAQLVVIAHDVDPIELVVFLPALCRKMGVPYCIIKGKARLGRLVHRKTCTTVAFTQVNSEDKGALAKLVEAIRTNYNDRYDEIRRHWGGNVLGPKSVARIAKLEKAKAKELATKLG; via the coding sequence atgcccaagggaaagaaagccaaggggaagaaggtggCCCCGGCCCCCGCAGTCGTGAAGAAGCAGGAGGCGAAGAAGGTGGTGAATCCTTTGTTTGAGAAGAGGCCTAAGAACTTCGGCATTGGGCAGGAcatccagcccaagagagatctCACACGCTTCGTCAAATGGCCCCGCTACATCAGGCTGCAGCGGCAGAGGGCCATCCTCTATAAGCGCCTCAAAGTTCCTCCTGCCATTAACCAGTTCACCCAGGCCCTGGACCGGCAAACAGCTACCCAGTTGCTTAAACTTGCCCACAAGTACAGGCCAGAgaccaagcaggaaaagaagcagaggctgctggcccgtgctgagaagaaagctgccGGCAAAGGGGATGTCCCAACTAAGAGACCACCTGTCCTTCGAGCGGGCGTCAATACAGTCACCACTTTGGTAGTagagaacaagaaggctcagctggtggTGATTGCCCATGACGTAGACCCCATtgagctggtggtcttcctgcctgccctgtgtcgcAAGATGGGAGTCCCCTActgcatcatcaagggaaaggccaggctgggacggctggtccacaggaagacgtgcaccactgttgccttcacacaggttaactcggaagacaagggtgctctggccaagctggtggaagctattaggaccaattacaacgacagatatgatgagatccgccgccactggggaggcaacgtcctgggtcctaaatctgtggctcgaattgccaagctggaaaaggcaaaggccaaagaactcgccactaaactgggttaa